From Pseudonocardia autotrophica, one genomic window encodes:
- the coaE gene encoding dephospho-CoA kinase produces the protein MLRTGLTGGIGAGKSTVARRLVERGAVLVDSDLLAREVVAAGTEGLAAIVAAFGDGVLRPDGELDRPALASIVFGDAEARGVLDGIVHPLVRARSDELVAAAAPDAIVVQDVPLLVEGGMAAAFPLVVVVGVDAEERIRRLVSARGMSEQDARARIAAQATDEGRRAAADVWLDNSGAEDDTRRRVDALWDGRLLGFEENLRLGRPVPDGPPLLVEADPDWPEQARRLAERIGRAAGERGRGVEHVGATAVPGLPARDVLDLQLAVESRSDAAALGDRLAVAGFPEDPGAAPDGAGTVRVHRSADPGRPAVVVVRVHGSAAWRHALGMRDRLRADPRSRDGYTERRRAAAALYGADPDSRRYTAHTAAWRDDPDE, from the coding sequence GTGCTGCGGACAGGGCTGACCGGGGGTATCGGGGCGGGCAAGTCGACGGTCGCCCGCCGTCTCGTCGAGCGTGGGGCGGTGCTGGTCGACTCCGATCTGCTGGCCCGCGAGGTCGTCGCCGCGGGCACCGAGGGGCTCGCCGCGATCGTGGCGGCGTTCGGCGACGGGGTGCTGCGGCCGGACGGGGAACTGGACCGGCCGGCGCTGGCCTCGATCGTCTTCGGTGACGCCGAGGCCCGCGGCGTGCTCGACGGGATCGTGCACCCCCTGGTCCGTGCCCGATCCGACGAGCTGGTCGCCGCCGCGGCGCCGGACGCGATCGTCGTGCAGGATGTCCCGCTGCTGGTGGAGGGCGGGATGGCGGCGGCGTTCCCGCTGGTCGTGGTGGTCGGGGTGGACGCCGAGGAGCGGATCAGGCGCCTGGTCTCGGCCCGCGGTATGTCCGAACAGGACGCCAGGGCCCGGATCGCCGCGCAGGCGACCGACGAGGGCAGGCGGGCCGCCGCGGACGTCTGGCTGGACAACTCCGGCGCCGAGGACGACACGCGCCGCCGGGTGGACGCGCTGTGGGACGGCCGGCTGCTCGGTTTCGAGGAGAACCTGCGGCTCGGCCGTCCGGTGCCGGACGGGCCGCCGCTGCTGGTCGAGGCCGATCCGGACTGGCCGGAGCAGGCCCGCCGGCTCGCCGAGCGGATCGGTCGTGCGGCGGGGGAGCGCGGCCGCGGGGTGGAGCACGTGGGCGCCACCGCGGTGCCCGGGCTGCCCGCCCGCGACGTGCTGGACCTGCAACTCGCCGTGGAATCCCGGTCGGACGCCGCGGCGCTGGGCGACCGGCTGGCCGTCGCCGGGTTCCCGGAGGATCCCGGTGCCGCCCCGGACGGTGCGGGAACGGTGCGGGTGCACCGCTCCGCGGATCCCGGCCGGCCCGCCGTGGTCGTCGTGCGGGTGCACGGATCCGCCGCCTGGCGGCACGCGCTGGGGATGCGGGACCGGCTGCGGGCCGACCCGCGCTCGCGGGACGGCTACACCGAGCGTCGTCGTGCCGCCGCCGCGCTGTACGGGGCCGATCCGGACTCCCGTCGCTACACCGCGCACACGGCCGCCTGGCGGGATGACCCGGACGAGTGA